One segment of Ignavibacteriales bacterium DNA contains the following:
- the ccoG gene encoding cytochrome c oxidase accessory protein CcoG, whose product MTETETTNSPASETSFRDQLGIVSKEGKRKWIYPKKPEGRFHRGRILASWILLAILFVTPFLRFNGHPLMLFDITERKFIVFGLIFGPHDYILFAIAMISTIVFIFLFTVVFGRLFCGWICPQTVFMEMVFRKIDYWIEGNPLRQKQLNDSSWTGNKIFKKSFKHGIYFFLSFLISNMLLAWIIGSDKLLKIITSPPSEHMGGLVAILVFTGVFHWIFGWFREQACILVCPYGRLQGVLLDRNSIVIAYDFIRGEPRGKLRKSEERVIGDCIDCHQCVDVCPTGIDIRNGTQLECINCTTCIDACDSIMDSVEKPRGLIRYDSIEGIEKKIRSLFTPRSIGYSILLIILISLLIYLVITRSDIDVTILRTGGMFYQEQPDDYISNLYDVKALNKTFESVPLSFKLKNVDGMISVLGDSLIVKTQESVSVKLFIMLRRDQIRSMNTPLQIEVLRNGEIAQIIETSFLGPVGGKE is encoded by the coding sequence GTGACGGAAACTGAAACAACAAATTCTCCAGCATCGGAAACTTCTTTCCGCGACCAGCTCGGTATTGTTTCAAAAGAAGGAAAACGGAAATGGATTTACCCTAAGAAACCCGAAGGAAGATTCCATCGCGGGCGCATTCTCGCAAGCTGGATTCTTCTTGCAATTCTTTTTGTTACCCCGTTTCTGCGTTTCAACGGTCATCCGTTGATGCTGTTCGATATTACTGAGCGCAAATTCATCGTGTTCGGTCTAATTTTCGGTCCGCACGATTATATTCTTTTCGCCATTGCGATGATATCGACGATCGTTTTTATTTTTTTATTCACCGTAGTGTTCGGACGTTTGTTTTGCGGATGGATTTGTCCGCAAACGGTTTTTATGGAGATGGTTTTCCGCAAGATTGATTATTGGATAGAAGGAAATCCTCTCCGGCAAAAACAATTGAACGATTCATCATGGACGGGCAATAAAATTTTCAAGAAATCATTTAAACATGGAATTTATTTTTTTCTATCGTTCCTTATCTCCAACATGCTGCTTGCATGGATAATAGGTTCGGACAAATTATTAAAAATAATTACCTCTCCTCCATCTGAACATATGGGCGGGTTAGTTGCTATTCTTGTATTCACCGGTGTCTTTCATTGGATTTTCGGCTGGTTCCGTGAGCAAGCTTGCATACTCGTATGTCCGTACGGCAGGTTGCAGGGAGTATTACTGGACAGAAATTCAATCGTCATTGCTTATGATTTCATTCGCGGAGAACCGAGAGGTAAACTCCGAAAAAGCGAAGAAAGAGTAATTGGCGATTGTATAGATTGTCATCAGTGTGTGGATGTTTGTCCGACGGGTATTGATATTCGAAACGGTACGCAGCTTGAGTGTATAAACTGCACTACTTGCATTGATGCTTGTGATTCAATTATGGACTCGGTAGAAAAACCGAGGGGTTTAATCCGGTACGATTCAATCGAGGGGATCGAAAAGAAAATCCGATCTCTCTTTACGCCGCGAAGTATCGGGTATTCGATTCTGCTGATAATTCTCATTTCACTTCTTATATATCTTGTCATCACGCGTTCGGATATTGATGTTACAATTCTTCGCACGGGGGGAATGTTTTATCAGGAACAGCCCGACGATTATATAAGCAATCTTTATGATGTCAAGGCGTTGAATAAGACTTTTGAATCTGTGCCGTTATCGTTTAAGCTGAAAAATGTTGATGGGATGATTTCCGTTTTGGGTGATTCATTGATTGTAAAAACGCAAGAATCGGTTTCGGTAAAATTATTCATCATGCTGAGACGCGACCAAATTAGGTCGATGAACACTCCGCTG
- a CDS encoding c-type cytochrome, whose protein sequence is MKNKFLLRLIMLFIFGSSTLLAQAADTGTETALIVTGILTAFFVIIIFFVIFVLEGNIEPIVKFLHTAWAYVVPQSAEKAIQMDEDFDGITELDNRIPPWFNYLFGATVLFAVIYLINYHVLKTSPLPQAEFSEELASADLMRRVRIASEGEINEDKLAALKDDASIKEGMEKFKKNCVSCHGNEGGGVVGPNLTDQYWIHGGGVKNIFATIKNGVPAKGMISWKLVFTPKEIQQIASYILTLQGTNPPGGKPQEGNLWVEPKVESSDSVKIAVKS, encoded by the coding sequence ATGAAAAATAAATTTTTACTTAGATTGATTATGCTTTTTATTTTCGGCAGTTCCACTCTCTTAGCGCAAGCCGCAGATACGGGAACAGAAACCGCTTTAATTGTTACAGGCATACTCACCGCATTTTTTGTGATAATTATTTTCTTCGTCATATTTGTTCTTGAAGGAAACATAGAACCGATTGTAAAATTTTTGCATACTGCATGGGCTTATGTTGTGCCGCAATCTGCTGAAAAAGCAATCCAGATGGATGAAGACTTCGATGGGATAACTGAGTTGGATAACAGGATTCCTCCGTGGTTCAATTATCTTTTCGGTGCAACCGTTCTCTTCGCCGTTATTTATCTGATCAATTATCATGTGTTGAAAACAAGTCCGTTGCCGCAAGCTGAATTTTCGGAAGAGCTTGCATCTGCCGATTTGATGAGGCGTGTGCGGATCGCATCGGAAGGTGAGATCAACGAAGATAAATTGGCTGCGCTCAAGGATGATGCATCGATAAAGGAAGGAATGGAAAAATTCAAGAAGAACTGCGTTAGCTGTCACGGCAATGAAGGCGGTGGAGTTGTAGGGCCTAACCTCACGGATCAATATTGGATTCATGGCGGCGGTGTAAAAAATATTTTTGCCACGATTAAAAATGGAGTTCCTGCAAAAGGAATGATCAGTTGGAAACTCGTATTCACACCTAAAGAAATCCAACAGATTGCATCGTATATCCTTACTTTGCAGGGAACAAATCCGCCGGGCGGAAAACCGCAGGAAGGCAATTTGTGGGTGGAACCTAAGGTTGAATCAAGTGATTCTGTAAAAATTGCAGTGAAATCGTGA
- a CDS encoding CcoQ/FixQ family Cbb3-type cytochrome c oxidase assembly chaperone, whose translation MFSQYLQQVEGIASYPLISLFIFIPFFIIVLFIVFKMRKEHTDYMSNLPLDEYRESERISS comes from the coding sequence ATGTTTTCTCAATATCTGCAACAGGTCGAAGGAATTGCTTCTTATCCGCTTATCTCCCTTTTCATTTTTATTCCGTTCTTCATCATCGTTCTTTTTATAGTTTTCAAAATGAGAAAAGAACATACAGATTATATGAGTAATTTGCCGCTCGATGAGTATCGTGAATCTGAAAGGATATCATCATGA
- the ccoN gene encoding cytochrome-c oxidase, cbb3-type subunit I, whose amino-acid sequence MEMQTIKYDNGVVRNFAIATMVWGIVGMTVGLTIAFQLFDPIYNAKLQYLTFGRLRPLHTNAVIFAFVGNGIFMGLYYSLQRLCKARMFSDLLSKIHFWGWQLIIVAAVVTLPLGISTAKEYAELEWPIDIAITLIWIVLTINVVGTIIKRREKHMYVAIWFYLATLVTVAVLHIVNSIEIPVSFLKSYPVYAGVQDALVQWWYGHNAVAFFLTTPYLGLMYYFLPKAANRPVYSYRLSIVHFWSLIFIYIWAGPHHLLYTALPDWAQSLGTVFSIMLIAPSWGGAINGLLTLRGAWNKVREDPILKFMVVAVTAYGMATLEGPTLSLKNVNALSHYTDWTIAHVHIGALGWNGFLTFGIVYWLIPRMWGTNLFSKKLANLHFWLGTLGIVFYAVPMYWAGVAQSLMWKQFTTFGVLQYPNFLETVLQIIPMYILRAFGGTLYLSGACIMCYNMFKTVRSGKLIKEEEVQVPAVWVDEHVSKENKHRWLEKRPIQFAVVSLVVILIGGLIEIIPTFLIKSNIPTIAAVKPYTPLELQGRDIYIREGCNTCHSQMVRPFRSETERYGEYSKAGEFVYDHPFLWGSKRTGPDLHREGKRYPNLWHFMHMDDPRSVSPGSIMPPYPWLYTQDLDNSTLEPKIRAMQSLGVPYPKGFDLLALTDLQRQAELIAVDLQKQKIPADPSKEIIAVIAYLQRLGTDIQVQK is encoded by the coding sequence ATGGAAATGCAAACGATCAAGTACGATAACGGTGTTGTTCGCAATTTTGCAATTGCAACGATGGTATGGGGAATTGTAGGAATGACTGTTGGATTAACTATAGCTTTCCAGTTATTCGATCCGATATACAATGCAAAGTTACAGTATCTTACATTCGGTAGACTCCGTCCGCTCCATACTAATGCAGTTATATTTGCATTTGTGGGGAATGGAATTTTTATGGGATTGTACTATTCGCTCCAGCGATTGTGTAAAGCGAGAATGTTCAGCGATCTATTGAGTAAGATTCATTTTTGGGGATGGCAATTGATAATTGTTGCTGCCGTCGTAACGTTACCATTAGGTATTTCAACAGCTAAGGAATATGCCGAACTCGAGTGGCCCATCGATATTGCGATTACATTAATCTGGATTGTGCTTACAATTAATGTTGTCGGCACAATTATCAAGCGGCGAGAGAAACATATGTACGTCGCGATCTGGTTTTATCTTGCAACATTAGTAACTGTTGCTGTTCTTCATATTGTAAATTCCATCGAGATTCCTGTTTCATTTCTAAAAAGTTATCCGGTGTATGCCGGAGTTCAAGATGCGCTTGTGCAATGGTGGTATGGACATAATGCGGTTGCTTTTTTTCTTACAACACCTTACTTAGGTTTGATGTATTACTTTTTACCCAAAGCTGCAAACCGTCCGGTTTATTCATACCGGCTATCGATAGTTCATTTTTGGTCACTTATATTTATTTATATCTGGGCTGGACCTCATCATCTGCTTTACACTGCTCTTCCGGATTGGGCGCAGTCTTTAGGAACAGTTTTTTCAATTATGTTGATAGCTCCCTCGTGGGGCGGTGCCATTAACGGATTACTAACATTACGCGGCGCGTGGAATAAAGTGCGCGAAGACCCGATTTTAAAATTCATGGTTGTTGCAGTTACAGCATACGGCATGGCAACATTGGAAGGTCCAACTCTTTCATTGAAAAATGTCAACGCTCTTTCACATTACACAGATTGGACAATTGCGCATGTGCATATCGGTGCGCTGGGCTGGAACGGATTTCTGACTTTTGGAATAGTTTACTGGCTCATACCGAGAATGTGGGGAACAAATCTATTTTCTAAAAAACTTGCGAATCTGCATTTCTGGCTCGGTACTCTCGGTATAGTTTTCTATGCTGTGCCAATGTACTGGGCTGGCGTTGCACAATCGCTGATGTGGAAACAATTCACAACATTTGGCGTTCTTCAATACCCGAATTTTTTAGAAACCGTTCTTCAAATTATACCGATGTATATTCTGCGTGCTTTCGGCGGAACATTGTATCTTTCCGGCGCGTGCATCATGTGTTATAATATGTTCAAGACTGTTCGCTCGGGAAAATTGATAAAAGAAGAAGAAGTACAAGTTCCAGCCGTGTGGGTTGATGAACACGTCTCGAAAGAAAATAAACATCGATGGCTTGAAAAGCGTCCCATTCAATTTGCAGTCGTTTCTCTCGTTGTAATTTTAATTGGGGGATTGATAGAAATCATTCCGACATTTCTAATAAAATCTAACATTCCTACGATTGCTGCAGTGAAACCGTATACACCGCTCGAGTTGCAGGGGCGAGACATTTATATCCGCGAAGGATGTAATACCTGTCATTCTCAAATGGTGAGGCCATTCCGATCGGAAACTGAACGGTACGGTGAGTATTCTAAAGCAGGCGAGTTTGTTTATGATCACCCATTTTTGTGGGGATCGAAACGCACCGGTCCCGATCTCCATCGTGAAGGAAAAAGATATCCCAATCTTTGGCACTTTATGCACATGGACGATCCGCGCTCGGTTTCTCCCGGTTCCATTATGCCTCCGTATCCGTGGTTATACACACAAGACTTAGATAATTCTACACTCGAGCCGAAAATCAGAGCCATGCAAAGTTTGGGAGTTCCATATCCTAAAGGATTCGATTTATTGGCGTTGACCGATTTGCAAAGGCAGGCAGAACTGATTGCCGTTGATCTTCAAAAACAAAAAATACCTGCCGATCCTTCAAAGGAGATCATTGCCGTTATCGCGTATCTCCAACGGCTTGGCACGGATATTCAGGTACAAAAGTAG
- the ccoS gene encoding cbb3-type cytochrome oxidase assembly protein CcoS — MSVIWILVGFSIFVAVSFLLLFVWAVRNGQYDDKFTPSVRILFDDEKKNITMNQTSENKVKGSADYGNANDQVR; from the coding sequence GTGTCGGTTATTTGGATATTGGTTGGATTCAGTATTTTTGTCGCGGTTAGTTTTTTGTTATTGTTCGTTTGGGCTGTGAGAAATGGGCAATATGATGATAAATTTACACCATCCGTTAGAATTCTCTTTGATGATGAAAAGAAAAATATTACAATGAATCAAACATCGGAAAATAAAGTAAAAGGATCAGCTGATTATGGAAATGCAAACGATCAAGTACGATAA
- a CDS encoding heavy metal translocating P-type ATPase metal-binding domain-containing protein has protein sequence MVPENNINIETNCFHCGAPTGEVAITYDDKLFCCNGCKSVYEILNGKHLYRYYDFNEHPGITPPISTDSKFAYLDEPDVNSKLIDFSGDGIVVVSFHIPQMHCSSCIWLLENLHKLHPGIFFSRVDFLKKRILIKFVKNKISFRQVVELISSIGYEPELNLNASDPSHRTKIERSLYLKIGVAAFCFGNIMLFSLPEYLSSSMIDTGTRTLFGYLNLILSIPVVYFSSAIFFGSAVNGLRSKAINIDVPIALGIAIVFLRSAVEVLFQIGPGYFDSLTGLVFFLLIGRLFQNKTYDTLNFERKYQSYFPLAVSVKKGWDETTIPITLIRPGERMIIRNNEIIPADSVLMNGIANIDYSFVSGESKPSIKRVGDLIYAGGKHLGSLIELEAIKEVSESEFIQLWNEFRLSDRIKSRLLTLSNTVGKYFTLGILFIALLTAIVWWNINPGKILDSVTAILIIACPCALALAAPFVFGTTLRLFGKKGFYLKHSSVVEALSKTDTIVFDKTGTITKTDRTSIRFNGNSLSEKNQILLASLARSSTHPLSRSIYDFLQIRKNFEVTDFEEVEAAGIRAFVEGSEVQLGSASFVGVKTPENNIKKTSVYASVDGEILGRFEFENVYRDQVDKVFDNLSGSHSISLLSGDDDGEMEKLKDIFPNFNGMEFNQKPADKLSFIKSLQSKNRNVIMVGDGLNDAGALWQSDVAIAITEDVSAFSPACDGILSADAFNDLDRFIRFASTAKHVVYWNFMISIIYNIIGLYFAVQSDLSPMLAAILMPLSSITVVAFSTLLTRFLAKRRGLI, from the coding sequence ATGGTGCCGGAAAATAATATAAATATTGAAACGAACTGTTTTCACTGTGGAGCGCCTACCGGTGAAGTAGCCATAACCTACGATGATAAATTGTTTTGTTGCAATGGTTGCAAATCTGTTTACGAAATACTGAACGGGAAGCACCTTTACCGGTACTACGATTTCAATGAACACCCTGGTATTACGCCACCGATATCTACCGACTCAAAGTTTGCTTATTTGGATGAGCCGGACGTAAACAGTAAGCTGATAGATTTTTCTGGTGATGGTATAGTAGTTGTAAGTTTTCACATTCCCCAGATGCATTGCAGTTCATGTATCTGGCTTTTAGAGAATTTGCATAAATTGCATCCGGGAATATTTTTTTCCCGAGTAGATTTTTTAAAAAAACGAATACTTATCAAATTCGTAAAAAATAAAATTTCATTTCGTCAAGTTGTTGAACTTATCTCTTCCATTGGATATGAACCCGAATTGAATTTGAATGCATCCGATCCCAGCCACCGCACTAAAATCGAGCGAAGTTTATATTTGAAAATTGGTGTTGCCGCTTTTTGTTTTGGAAACATTATGCTGTTCAGTTTACCGGAATACCTCTCTTCATCTATGATCGATACCGGCACCAGAACGTTGTTCGGTTATCTCAATCTGATCTTATCTATTCCCGTTGTCTATTTTAGCAGTGCGATTTTTTTTGGATCGGCGGTAAATGGGTTAAGATCAAAAGCGATAAATATTGATGTACCGATCGCGCTCGGCATTGCGATTGTATTCCTTCGTTCCGCCGTTGAAGTGTTATTTCAAATCGGTCCCGGATATTTTGATTCGTTAACAGGACTAGTTTTTTTTCTACTTATCGGCAGATTATTTCAAAATAAAACTTATGATACTTTGAACTTTGAACGGAAGTATCAATCATATTTTCCACTTGCGGTATCGGTCAAAAAGGGGTGGGATGAAACTACTATTCCCATCACTCTTATCAGGCCCGGTGAAAGAATGATTATCAGAAATAACGAAATCATACCTGCTGATTCTGTGTTGATGAACGGAATCGCAAATATTGATTACAGCTTTGTAAGCGGAGAATCCAAACCATCAATAAAAAGAGTTGGTGACTTGATTTATGCCGGTGGAAAACATCTCGGAAGTCTTATAGAGCTTGAAGCCATTAAGGAAGTATCTGAGAGTGAGTTCATCCAGCTATGGAATGAGTTTCGGTTATCAGACAGAATAAAATCGAGATTACTCACATTATCGAATACCGTAGGAAAATATTTCACGCTTGGAATTCTGTTCATTGCATTGTTGACAGCAATTGTATGGTGGAATATTAATCCGGGTAAAATTCTAGACTCGGTAACCGCGATTTTAATCATTGCATGCCCATGCGCGCTCGCACTTGCGGCCCCGTTTGTTTTCGGTACAACTCTTCGACTATTTGGGAAGAAAGGATTTTACCTGAAGCATTCATCCGTTGTTGAGGCGTTATCTAAAACCGATACGATTGTTTTTGATAAAACCGGGACAATCACTAAAACCGATCGAACATCGATCCGATTCAACGGAAATTCACTTTCGGAAAAAAATCAAATCCTGCTTGCATCCCTCGCGCGAAGTTCCACGCATCCGCTGAGCCGATCGATTTATGATTTTTTGCAGATAAGAAAAAATTTCGAGGTGACCGACTTCGAAGAAGTGGAAGCGGCTGGTATTCGCGCGTTCGTGGAAGGATCTGAAGTTCAACTTGGCTCCGCTTCATTTGTTGGAGTGAAAACTCCGGAAAATAATATCAAAAAGACAAGTGTATATGCTTCGGTTGATGGAGAGATTCTCGGTCGGTTTGAATTTGAAAATGTCTACCGGGATCAAGTCGATAAAGTTTTTGACAATCTCAGCGGAAGTCATTCAATATCCCTCCTATCAGGTGATGATGATGGTGAGATGGAGAAATTAAAAGATATTTTTCCGAATTTCAACGGGATGGAATTCAACCAGAAACCGGCCGATAAATTATCATTTATTAAATCGTTACAATCAAAAAACCGGAACGTTATTATGGTCGGTGATGGTTTAAATGATGCCGGCGCATTATGGCAAAGCGATGTTGCCATTGCAATTACGGAAGACGTCAGCGCGTTTTCACCTGCTTGTGATGGTATCTTAAGTGCCGATGCCTTTAACGATTTGGACAGATTTATCCGATTTGCATCGACAGCAAAACATGTAGTATATTGGAACTTTATGATATCAATTATCTATAATATCATAGGATTGTACTTCGCTGTGCAGAGTGATCTATCTCCGATGTTGGCTGCCATACTCATGCCGCTTAGTTCTATCACGGTTGTTGCATTCTCAACTTTATTGACCCGGTTTCTGGCGAAACGGAGAGGATTGATATAG
- a CDS encoding 4Fe-4S dicluster domain-containing protein — MSGKSRRDFLKQSVAAGAVATGLSTSTATAGPKNILSEDRMGVLVDTTVCVGCRNCEWACKDAHNLPVGNLASYEDRKILETKRRPDHTALTVINEYPHGKNSNLPINVKIQCMHCDRPACVSACIVGAFSKEENGSVIWDTEMCIGCRYCMAACPYQIPAFEYDKAINPLIMKCDFCFNRTKEGNLPGCVNICPVEALTYGPRSELIKIARNRIKKEPHRYIDHIFGEYEVGGSSWMYLGSTDFKELDFPRLGKNPAPGVSESIQHGIFAYFIPPVSLYALLGGIMWITKRRKELEEEGKI; from the coding sequence ATGTCTGGCAAAAGCCGTCGCGATTTTCTGAAACAATCCGTAGCAGCTGGAGCGGTAGCTACGGGACTTTCAACATCAACAGCAACTGCAGGACCTAAAAATATTTTATCAGAAGACAGAATGGGGGTTCTGGTCGATACTACCGTCTGTGTTGGATGTAGAAATTGTGAATGGGCTTGCAAAGATGCCCACAATTTACCTGTCGGCAATTTAGCTTCGTACGAAGATAGAAAAATTTTGGAAACTAAAAGAAGACCTGATCATACTGCGCTCACTGTTATCAATGAATACCCTCATGGCAAAAATTCAAATCTACCTATCAATGTAAAGATACAGTGTATGCATTGCGATCGCCCGGCTTGTGTTTCTGCCTGCATCGTTGGTGCTTTCTCTAAAGAAGAAAACGGATCGGTTATCTGGGATACAGAAATGTGTATTGGTTGTCGTTACTGCATGGCTGCCTGTCCGTACCAGATTCCGGCGTTTGAGTATGATAAAGCAATTAATCCATTAATCATGAAATGCGATTTTTGTTTCAACAGAACAAAAGAGGGAAATCTTCCCGGCTGTGTGAACATCTGCCCGGTTGAGGCACTTACTTATGGCCCGAGGAGCGAACTGATTAAAATTGCACGAAACCGTATCAAAAAGGAACCGCATAGATATATCGATCATATTTTTGGCGAATATGAGGTTGGAGGTAGTTCGTGGATGTACCTGGGTTCAACAGATTTTAAAGAACTTGATTTTCCTCGGCTTGGAAAAAATCCCGCTCCCGGTGTTTCTGAATCCATCCAACATGGAATTTTTGCATACTTCATTCCCCCTGTTTCTCTGTACGCACTGCTGGGCGGAATCATGTGGATTACAAAACGTCGTAAAGAATTAGAGGAGGAGGGAAAAATATGA
- the hybB gene encoding Ni/Fe-hydrogenase cytochrome b subunit, producing MSHELVKPVQIKQKFFTPGVYGLIIIALNGLVFLAGRFIFGIGAVTNLNNQYPWGLWIGVDVAAGVALAAGGFTTAAFGHVMHKEEYHAIVRPALLTAMLGYTFVAIGVFVDIGRWYFIWHPLIMWNGNSALFEVGICVMIYMTVLYIEFLPIVTERFIGKVNLPGLLSPLNKPADKILRLLDRGLSKTMFIFIIAGVVLSTLHQSSLGTLMVIAGPKMHPLWQTPILPLLFLLSAISVGFPMVIFESLMASRSLKLKPEMHVLSRLGSMIAPLLGIYLAFKIGDMFIRETFVYLSEFTTASIMFSIELLLGVIIPLRMFLSPKVLKSPPLLFTASALVVFGVLLNRINNFVVAYTPPYSTGSYFPSIGEISVTIGFVAMLVLAYRFIVINFPVISMPDKQSIQHNKYTIRGFEK from the coding sequence ATGAGTCACGAATTAGTTAAACCAGTTCAGATAAAACAAAAATTTTTTACACCCGGTGTTTATGGACTCATTATAATCGCACTAAACGGTTTAGTTTTTCTGGCGGGAAGATTTATTTTCGGTATAGGCGCGGTTACAAATTTAAATAATCAATATCCCTGGGGACTATGGATTGGTGTTGATGTTGCTGCCGGAGTTGCGCTTGCTGCCGGCGGTTTTACAACTGCGGCTTTTGGTCATGTGATGCACAAAGAAGAATATCATGCCATTGTCCGCCCGGCATTGTTGACCGCTATGCTTGGCTACACTTTCGTTGCTATCGGAGTTTTTGTCGATATCGGAAGATGGTACTTTATATGGCATCCGTTGATTATGTGGAACGGAAATTCTGCTTTGTTCGAAGTTGGTATCTGCGTTATGATTTATATGACTGTTCTGTACATCGAGTTTCTTCCCATTGTTACTGAACGATTTATTGGAAAAGTAAATCTACCCGGATTACTCTCTCCATTGAATAAACCGGCAGATAAAATATTGAGATTATTAGACCGCGGACTTTCTAAAACCATGTTCATCTTTATTATCGCGGGAGTTGTTCTCTCGACACTTCATCAATCGTCACTGGGTACATTAATGGTAATAGCAGGACCCAAAATGCATCCATTATGGCAAACACCTATCTTACCGCTCCTGTTTTTATTATCTGCGATAAGCGTCGGTTTTCCGATGGTGATATTTGAATCATTAATGGCATCACGCTCGCTTAAGTTAAAACCTGAAATGCATGTTCTCTCAAGATTAGGTTCAATGATAGCACCCTTGCTTGGAATTTATCTTGCTTTTAAAATTGGTGATATGTTCATCAGAGAAACATTCGTTTATTTAAGTGAATTTACGACTGCGAGTATAATGTTTTCAATTGAACTTCTCTTAGGAGTAATTATCCCGTTGAGAATGTTCTTATCTCCAAAAGTTTTGAAATCACCTCCTCTTCTTTTCACGGCATCAGCACTTGTTGTATTTGGAGTATTGTTAAACAGAATAAATAATTTTGTTGTTGCATACACTCCTCCTTATTCAACAGGGTCGTATTTTCCATCAATCGGTGAAATTTCTGTCACGATAGGATTTGTAGCAATGTTGGTCCTTGCATATAGATTTATTGTCATCAATTTCCCCGTAATAAGCATGCCCGATAAACAATCTATCCAACATAATAAATATACGATCAGAGGATTTGAAAAATGA
- a CDS encoding cytochrome c3 family protein yields MKNFLIVLSILFFVIESDAQQSPGKNHAKLHINCVSCHTCGLPTKDDPCWVACPREKMITVYLKPEQTDELVVIDQGSERYGPVYFSHKIHAQMSGMVGGCGNCHHYNTLEQILKCSSCHASSRQRENIGIPDLKAAYHRQCMDCHREWSHETGCTTCHAPINNLKVSEKTVLEKQLKGKDHPPVTEPTKIVYETDFEPGKLVTFYHDDHVNNFKIKCNKCHAQESCTRCHDVNNVSSDKLLLVKEKKSLEEHHKKCFTCHKENDCTKCHLDRPLEPFNHKQRTGWALNKPHSNLPCVSCHGSKQPYQILDNQCTSCHKGWKKETFKHSVTGLRLDEIHSELVCVDCHVGNDYSVKPDCKSCHENFAYPKQKPGKLVSK; encoded by the coding sequence ATGAAAAACTTTTTGATTGTTTTATCGATTTTATTTTTTGTAATTGAATCCGACGCTCAACAGAGCCCCGGCAAAAACCACGCGAAACTGCACATTAATTGTGTATCATGTCACACATGTGGTCTTCCGACCAAAGATGATCCTTGCTGGGTAGCTTGTCCTCGCGAAAAAATGATTACGGTTTATCTCAAACCCGAGCAAACCGATGAACTTGTTGTGATCGATCAGGGAAGCGAAAGATATGGCCCGGTTTATTTTTCACACAAGATACACGCACAAATGTCGGGGATGGTTGGCGGTTGCGGGAATTGTCATCATTATAACACGCTTGAGCAAATATTAAAATGTAGTAGTTGCCATGCATCGTCCAGACAAAGAGAAAACATCGGCATTCCTGATTTGAAAGCTGCTTATCACAGGCAGTGCATGGATTGCCATCGTGAATGGAGTCACGAGACAGGTTGCACCACATGCCACGCTCCGATAAACAATTTAAAAGTATCGGAAAAAACAGTTTTAGAAAAACAATTGAAAGGTAAAGATCATCCACCGGTCACCGAACCGACAAAAATTGTGTACGAAACTGACTTTGAACCTGGAAAGCTGGTTACGTTCTATCATGATGATCATGTAAATAATTTTAAAATAAAATGCAATAAATGTCATGCTCAGGAAAGCTGTACCAGATGTCACGATGTGAATAATGTATCGAGTGATAAATTATTATTAGTAAAAGAAAAGAAATCATTAGAAGAACATCATAAAAAATGTTTCACTTGTCACAAAGAGAACGATTGTACTAAATGTCATCTCGATAGACCACTTGAGCCGTTTAATCATAAACAGAGAACCGGGTGGGCACTTAATAAACCTCATTCGAACCTTCCCTGTGTAAGTTGTCATGGATCAAAGCAACCATATCAAATACTCGACAATCAATGCACGAGCTGCCACAAGGGCTGGAAAAAGGAAACTTTTAAGCATTCGGTAACAGGTCTGCGGCTTGACGAGATCCACTCAGAGCTTGTTTGCGTAGATTGTCATGTTGGGAATGATTATTCTGTAAAACCCGACTGCAAAAGTTGCCACGAAAACTTTGCATATCCAAAACAAAAACCTGGAAAGTTGGTCAGCAAATAA